In the Trinickia acidisoli genome, CGGAAGAACCTCGCCGCATCAAGTCCCCTTGCTGATTGATCGAACTGGCACGCGACTTGCTCTCCGTATCTCCAAAAATATCAATTCAATTACAAGGAGACGCCCAATGAAACCCATTCTTCATCTTCATCCGTGACGGCCTGGGGCGAATCGCCCCTGTCCTCGACCACTGCTTCCCTTCCGCTTCCATATCCATGAGAATCGGGCCACGCGCATCGGCCGTGTGCCGTCACGCGCCGTGGATTGGTTTCGATGGTTTAACTTAACAATTCAGAGGAGACATCAATGCACGCTCGACGTATCCGCAAGCCTCTCGCTTCGCTCAAAGCCGCCGCGGCGGCCATCGCCTGCGCCGTCGCTAGCTTCGGCGCGCACGCCGCGCCGGCGGCTCCGGCGCAAATCACGATCGGAACGCTCTACGCGAGCACGGGCCCGTTCGCGGTCGCGTCCCTCGGTCAATACGAGGGCCTCAAGTTCTGGGCCGACGACGTCAACAAGCAGGGCGGTGTGTTCATCAAGTCATTCGGCAAAAAGATCCCCGTCAAGATCGTCGCCTATGACGACCAGAGCTCGACGTCGACCGCCACGACGCTCTACAACCAGTTGATCTCGCAGGACAAGGTCGACGTGCTCGTCGCCGACTTCGGCTCGGTGTTGACGTCGGTCGCCGTGCCGCTCGCGGCCGAACATCACATGCTGCTGATCGACCCGACCGGCTCGGGGGCGAACTTCTTCACGCAGAAGACCGACTATCTCGCCGACGTGAGCATTCCGGCGTCGACGGTATGGCCGATCCCGCTTGCGAAGTTCTTGCAGCAGCAGAACATCAAGCGCGTCGCGATCATCTACGGTGCGAACGATTTCGACGCGTCGCAGGCCGAGACGATGAAGGCCGAGCTCGTGAAGGGCGGCGTGACGCCCGTCTACTACCACAGTGTGCCGACGACGGAATCGAACTACAGCGTGCTGCTGCACACGGTGAAGGCTTCCAATCCGCAAGCGGTGCTCGAGTTCGGCTACGCGCCGAACGACATCGCGTTCCTGCGCGCGCTGTCGCAAAGCGGCTTGCACTTCGACATGACATTCACGGTCTTCCCGGGCCAGTTGCTGGACCTGATGAAGAAGAACGTCGGCGTCGACGCGCTCGCCTACACGTACACGTATCCGACGCCGCCGCTCGTCAAGTACGACAAGGTCAACTACGGGATGAACACCGCACAGTTCGTGCAGGCGTTCCAGGCTGTGCAGCACAAGGAGCCGTCGTTCCTCGACTCGGCCGGATACAACACGGGCGTCATCGTGCAGCAGATGCTCGGCACCGCGCCGCAGTTCACGCAGGCCGATTTCCATCAGGCGCTGATGGACATGTCGGGCAAGACGACGACACTGCTCGGGCCGTTCGAGATCAACGCGAACGGTGCGCAGCTCGGGCAGCCGTTCCCGGTCGCGCAGATGGTGCCGGACGGCAACAAGGATCTGAAGTTCGTTGTCGTGTATCCGCAAGAGCATGCGACGGGCAAGCCGGTGTTCCCGGCACCGCAGCACTGATCGCCGGCTGCATCATTTGATCGGGAACCGGTCGACGCCCGTGACGGCGCCGACCGCGACCTCTTGCTTGCGAAAGGACGAACGTGGAACTTCTCGCTTATGCCGTCATCGGCGGCATTCTGTACGGCATCTTCTTCACGCTGGTCGGCTTGGGGCTCAACCTCGTGTTCGGCGTGATGCGCATCATCAATCTCGCGCACGGGCAGTTCATCGTGCTCGGCGGCTATGCCGCGTGGCTCGTGTCGCAGCGCTTCGGCCTCAATCCGCTGTGGGGCATCCCATTGTCGGTGATCTGCGCGATCGGGATCGGTTGGCCGCTGTATCGCGCCGTCGTGCCGCGGCTGCAGCGCAGCGACGACCCCGAAATGCTGTCGTTCATTCTGTTCTTCGGCGTCGGCCAGATATTCGAGGCGCTGACCGTGCTGATGTTCGGCGCCGATCAGCGCTCGCTGCCCGAGGATGCGCTCGGCGGCGGCAACCTGGGCGTATTCGGCCAGCAGTTTCCCGATAGCTGGTGGTGGGCGGCCGGCGTCAGCATCGTCGTGCTGGCGGGGCTGTGGCTGTACTTCTCGCGCACGCGCCTCGGTTACGCAACGCGTGCCGTGATGGCGAACCGCGAGGAGGCGATCGCGACCGGCATCGACGTGCGCCGCGTGTCGACGATCGCGTTCGTCGCGGGCCTTGCGCTCGCGGGCATCGCGGGGGTGTTCGTGCCGTATCTGCTCGGCTCGGTGTCGCCCGACCTGGGCGATAACCTGACGACGACCGCGTTCGCGATCGTGATCATCGGCTCGCTCGGCAATCCGATCGGCACGATCGCCGGCGGCCTCGTGTTCGGGCTCGGCACGATGCTGATGCAAACCTACTATTCGTCGTGGTCGAACGTAGTGCCGTATGCGCTGCTGTTGATCATCGTGCTCATTCGTCCCTCGGGCCTGCTCGGAAAGGCGGTGCGTCTTGCTTAATCCAACTTTGCGCGAAACCGGCTCGGCCGCGACGCGCGGCTTGCGCGCGGGTGCCATCCTGCTCGCGGTGCTCGCCGCGATCTTCCTCGTTGCACCGCACGTCTACGCGAACCAGTCGCTGCTGTTCACGATCATGACGTTCATCGTGCTCACGCAGGGGCTCAACCTGCTGTACGGCTTCACGGGCTATCTACCATTCGGGTACGTCGGCTTCTTCGGTAGCGGTGCGTACGCGACGTCGCTGCTCGTGCTGCACACGCACCTACCGGTGCTTGCATGCGTCGCGGGCGGCGCGCTCGCGGCCGCGCTGATCGGGCTCGTGCTCGGGCCGCTGCTGCGGCTTTCGGGCGCGTACTTCTCGATCGCGAATCTCGCGGCGTCGCAGATCATCTACTTCGTCGTCTCGAACCCGAACCTGTCTGCCATCACGGGCGGGCCGTACGGCCTCAAGATCGAACAGGTCTACGATCCGCAGGCGAGCTACTACTGCATGCTCGCCGTGCTGCTCATCGCGTGCGCGCTCGCCGCGTATTTCCGCACGTCGGGTTTCGGCATGGCGTTGCGCGCAGTCAAGCAAGATCCCGTGAGTGCGGCGATGGCGGGCGTGAACGTCGTGCGCGCGCGTCTTATCGCGTGGCTCGTGTCCGCGCTGATCGCGGGAGCGGCGGGCGGTGTCTACGCGTGGGGCATCTCGGTGTTCTACCCGGATGCCGTGTTCACATTGCAGTTCTCGGTGTTCGCGATCGTGTTCGCGCTCTTCGGCGGCGTCGGCACCGTGATCGGCCCGATCGTCGGCGCGGGGCTGCTCTACATCTTGTACGCGGCGATCGGCATCTCGACGCCGCAATATTTCCAGTTCATCTACGGTGGCCTCATCGTGTTGCTCGTGCTGTTCCTGCCGGGTGGCCTCCTGTCGCTGCTGCAACGCCGGGGGATCCATGTCTTCTGAACTGCTGCAACTGGTCGGGATCCACAAGCACTTCGGTGCGCAGGTCGTGCTCAACGACGTGAACTTCGGGGTCGTGCCCGGTGAAATCGTCGGCCTCGTCGGCCCGAACGGATCCGGCAAGACCACGACCATCAACGTGATTTCGGGGCTGCTGCAAGCCGACGAAGGCGTGATCGACTTCATGGGGCACAAGATCAACCGCTTGCCGATGCACCGGCGCGCGCATCTCGGGATCAACCGCACGTTTCAGGTGCCGAAGGTATTCCGCGACATGACCGTGCGCGAGAACATCGAAGTCGCCGCGCGCAGCGTGCGTCTGGATCCGCGCGAGATCGGGTCGATTCTCGAAGACATCGGCTTGGCCGATGCGGCGTCGCGCGTTGCGGGCTCGCTGACCGTGAACCAGCAAAAGCTGCTCGATCTCGGGCGTGCGCTCGCTACGCGCCCGAAGCTGCTGCTCGTCGACGAGATCGGCGCGGGGCTCAACCCCGCCGAGTTGAACGTGGTTGCCCAATTGCTGGAAAAGCTGTCGGCGCGAGGGATCGCGATGATCGTGGTCGAGCATTTGCTCGATTTTCTCAACCGCATCACCGAGCGCGTGATCGTACTCGGCGCCGGGCGCATGCTGTTCGAGGGGCCGCTCGCAACGGCCTCGCGCGACCCCGAAGTGATTGCGGCATTCATTGGAGTGGCGTGATGACGGCATCCCTTGTAATCGAAGGCGTGGAAGCCGGCTACGGTGCCATGCAAGTGCTGTGGGGCGTCGACATGCAGGTCGACCCAGGGCAGACCGTGCTGCTGCTCGGCGCGAACAGTGCGGGCAAGACTACGTTGCTGCGCACGTTGATTGGACTGCTGCCGTGCCGCGGCGGGCGCGTCACGCTCGACGGCGAACGCATCGACACGCTGCGGCCCGATCAGCGGATTCGGCGCGGGATGGCGTTCATGTCTGAGCTTGGCGTGTTCCCGACGCTGTCGATCGACGAGAACATTACGCTTGGCGGTTACTTCATGCCGGAGGCCAAGATTCGTCAGCGCAAGGAGGTGCTGTTCGAACTCTTTCCCGATCTTGCCTCACGGCGGCGCGCGGCCGCGGCGAGCCTATCGGGTGGGCAGCGCAAGATGCTTGGCATTGCGAAGGTGCTGATCTCCGAGCCGCGCCTCTTGCTGATGGACGAGCCGTCGTCGGGTCTTGCGCCGATTTTCGTCAAGCATGTCATCGACGCGTTGCGGACTGCGATCGGTGATGGTACGTCGCTGCTGATTGCGGAGCAGAACATTGCGTTTCTCGATTTGGCCGATCGCGGCTATCTGCTCGACCACGGCAAGGTGCGCGTGTCGGGCACGCGCGAGGAGTTAGAGGCGAGCGACGCGGTGCGCGAGACTTACTTCGGGCTTTGATGATTGTTCGAGGGGCAGGCTCGTCCCTTCCGGACCTTGCCTCGCCTAATCGGAGCGCTTGTAATCGAATGTGCGCGTGGTCAGCGTGGCGCTTTGCTTCCGATTGCCTTATGCGCCCATCGCTTTGCGAATCATTTGGGCGGCGGCCGCGAGCACGAACAGCAATACGAGGATGCGGAACGCGTGCGGCGGCAGCTTGTCGCGCAGCGGCCGCGCGATCACGATGCCTGCGATCACAGGCACGCTCGCGGCGGCGGAAATGAGCACGTCCCCGATCGAGGCATGCGCGCCGCTTTTGAAAGCCACCAGCAGCGTCAGGATCGAGACGACGAGGATGATGGCCATCTGCTTCGTGAACGCTTTGCCGCGTGCGCCCGTTGCAATCAGATAGATCGCGAGCAGCGGGCCCGGGATCGACGCGATGCTTTCCATGAGGGCCGCGCCGAAACCGAGCCCGAATCCCGCCGGCTTGACCCAGCGGGGCGCGATAGAGAACCGCGGAGAGGCGAGCAGCAGCAGCGCGGCAAAGATCAACAGCGCGCCCGCGATGGCTTGCGCATGATGCGGCTCGAGGGAGATCAGAATCGACACGCCGATGATGTTGCCGAGCACCGTGCCGACGAGGGGTGCGGCGATGCCGCGCGCCGTAGCGAAAGTCTCGCCGCCTTCCAAGGCTTGGGGGATGTTGCCGAGAATGACGGGCATCGAGAGCAGCAGCACCGCTTGCTTCACGGGCATCATCTGGCTCAGGATCGGCATTGCCACGATCGGCACGCCAATGCTGACGATGCCCTTGACGATGCCGCCGATAACGAGCGCCGCGATGATCCCGGCGAGCGCGTAAGGATGAAGCGCATGCAGTGTCGAGGCGAGCATGCCGTGAAAAGCGGCGTGAAGCATGAGTGAGGTCTGCCTGTTGGTTTGCTTGCTATTTGTCGCCGGTGTTCTTTGGAACCGGTGTGGCGGTAGCCGGTGGCGCTGAAGGTGTCGCGCTCGTCGATGCGGCCGAAGGCGCTGCCGCGCCCGATGCCGGTGCCGCGGGTGCCGTTTCGGTTGCGCCGCTTGCCCCGCCGGGTGCGGCCGGCGTAGCGCTGTCGTCCTCGTCGCCGTAATTGGGCAGCACGGGTGGCGTCGACGTACCGGCGCTCAGGGCTGCGCGGCGCTGCTGCGTATAGGCGTCGCGCACGAAGGAGTATTTATCGAGCGCTGCTTGCTCGAGAATATTCGTCGCGCCGAGCATATCGGAGCGAGCGCTGACGAATTGCACACCGTAGAGCGGCTTGCGCGAATCGGCAGGCGCATAGATCAGCGGGCTGAAGCGCGTATCGACGGCGAGCCCCACGCCGTCGCGGAACGAACTCGGCCCGAAGATCGGCAACACGAGATAGGGGCCGGACGGGATGCCCCAATGTCCGAGCGTGAGCCCGAAGTCTTGATGGTGCTTCGGCAAGCGCGCGGGCGTGGCGAAATCGATGAGGCCGCCGATGCCGAACGTCGTGTTCATCGCGAAGCGAATCACGTCTTCGGTGGCATCGGTGATCTTGAGCTGCAGCAACTCGTTCGCGATATTGTTTAGGTCTCCTAAATTGGAAAAGAAGTTGCTGATTGCCGTGCGCAGCGGATGCGGCGTCACCTTCTGATAACCCTTTGCGATCGGCACGGCGATCGTGCGGTCGATCGTGTCGTTGACCTTGAACACGACACGATTCATCGGCTCCAGCGGATCGCCGGGCGTGCGTTTGTCTGGGCTCGCGCAGCCGGCCAACAGCGTCGCGGCGGTCAACGTTGCGGTGAACGTCGCGCTCAAGGTTCGTCGGTTATCCATCGATTCCTTCTATTCTTTCTTCTGGACGCGCGCGGCGCGTGGTTTTCCCATCAGCACGGGCTGGAACACGACGGCGCCGACGAGCGTACAAGAAAGCGAGAGGGCGAGTAGCCGCCCCATGCTCGCGGTACCGGGATGGTGCGACAGCCAGAGGCTGCCAAATGCGGTGGCCGTCGTGGCTGCGCTGAACAATACTGCATGAGTGAGGCTCGACGAGAGCAGGTTGGTTTGCCCTTCGCGCCATGCCATCACGAAATACACCTTGAATGCCACGCCCACACCGAGCATCAGCGGCAACGCGATGATGTTCGCAAAGTTCAGCGGCATGTCGAAGACGACACAAAGCTCGAGTGTCACGAGCGCGGAGAACAGCAGCGGAATCATCGTGCGCAGCACGTCGCCGAAGCGGCCGAGCGTGACCCACAACAGCAGCGTGATCGAGAGCACCGCCCAGGCGGCCGCCTGCAGGAAAGCCGTAATGATCGTATCGGCCGAATGCAGGATCGAGATGGGGCCGCCGATCGCATCGGGCTCGGCTTGCTTTACGGCATGCGCGAAGCCGCGCAGCATCGTGTCGTCGTCCGGTTCGACGCCGGGCGGCACGCGCGGCGAAACCTGAACGAGCGCGCGACCGTCGGGCGTGACCCAGTCGCGCACGAGCGCAGGCGGCAGCGTCGCGCGCGTGATCTCGAACGGTTGCAGCAGTGTCGTCAGTTGATGCAAAGCGAGCCGCAGTGGCGTGGAGAACGCGGCTTCGGCGCGATCGCGTTTCGCGACGTCGGCTGCTGCGAGCTTGGCCAGCGAGGCCGAGAGCCGTTGAGCTTCCTTCGCGCCGGCGCCTGGATAGTCTTGCGCGGCGTACGCGAGCTGATTCGATGCGCGTTTCAATGCGGCGACGCGCTGCGCGTCTGTCGCCGCCGGCGCTGCCGGTTGCGTCAGAGCGGGCAAGAGGGTGTGCGCAGCCTGTGCGATCAGTGCGAGTTTTTGCGGTTGGTCGGGCGGAATGAACGTTGTCAGCGTTGTGATGCGCCCCACTTCGGGCAGCTTGCCGATGCGGCGCGCGGTCAGATCGGCGGCCGCGACCGAGGGCGCGAGCACGGTGACGTCGTTGACGCCTGCCTCGGGGGAGTTCTTCAGCGACAGCAGGGTCGCCATCGATTCCGTCGTCGGATCTTTCAGATGCAGCGGGTTGAAATCGAAGCGCAGATGGAGCAGCAGCGGCGTTGCGCCGAGGACGATCACGAGCGTGCCCAGCAGAATCGGCTTGCGGTGGTCTTGCAGATAATCATCGATCGGCGCCAAGCGCGCAAAGCCGGGACGCGACGCTTCGCCCGGCGGCGCCATGAGCTTGAGCAGGGCGGGCAGCAGCGTCATCGTGCTGAAGTAGGCGATGACCATGCCGACGCCCGCAATGAGGCCCAATTCCGATACGCCGCGGTAGGCCGTCGGCAGAAACGAGAAGAAGCTCGTGGCGACGGCCGCTGCCGCGAGCGTCAGCGGCAGGCCCATCGAATGAGCGGCTCCGATGAGCGCATGATCGATCCGCTCGTCGCGGTGGCGCTCCTCGCGATATTTCACGCCGTATTGGATCGCGAAATCGGCACCGAGCCCGATGAACAGCACCATGAACGCAACCGAGATCATGTTCAGCGAGCCGACCATCATGAGGCCGAGCGCGGCGGTAATCGGCAAGCCGACGGCCAGCGTGACGAGCACGGCGAGAATCATGCGCTTGGAGCGCAGCGCAAGCCACAGGATCGCCAATACGACGACGAGCGTGCCGATGCCGTTGACGAGCGCGCCGTCTTCGACCGAGGCAAATTCTTCGTCGGCAAGCGGCTGCGCGCCGGTCAGGCGCACGAGGGCGCCATAACGTCGTTGCAAATCGAGTTCGCGCGCGACCGCGCGGATCGTGTCCGAAGCTTGAGCGCCGGCTTGCAATGCACCGTAATTGACCACGGGCTGTACCGTGACGAACGCGCGCGCGGG is a window encoding:
- a CDS encoding ABC transporter ATP-binding protein, with translation MSSELLQLVGIHKHFGAQVVLNDVNFGVVPGEIVGLVGPNGSGKTTTINVISGLLQADEGVIDFMGHKINRLPMHRRAHLGINRTFQVPKVFRDMTVRENIEVAARSVRLDPREIGSILEDIGLADAASRVAGSLTVNQQKLLDLGRALATRPKLLLVDEIGAGLNPAELNVVAQLLEKLSARGIAMIVVEHLLDFLNRITERVIVLGAGRMLFEGPLATASRDPEVIAAFIGVA
- a CDS encoding MMPL family transporter; translation: MLTSFIVRLVDWSVRRPIWVVALALVLAAASGVYTVRHFEINTDISKLIDTDAQWSALGDAMDRAFPQRDQTILAVVEAGAPEMADAAADALAAGLSSPAHRAQIGAVSQPGGGPLFEHDGMLFLPTASVASTTAQLSQARPLVNTLAHDPSVAGLSTTLSTMLGLPLQSGQVKLPAMANLLTRAADTVDAVLAGKPAAFSWRALVDSDAAHRPARAFVTVQPVVNYGALQAGAQASDTIRAVARELDLQRRYGALVRLTGAQPLADEEFASVEDGALVNGIGTLVVVLAILWLALRSKRMILAVLVTLAVGLPITAALGLMMVGSLNMISVAFMVLFIGLGADFAIQYGVKYREERHRDERIDHALIGAAHSMGLPLTLAAAAVATSFFSFLPTAYRGVSELGLIAGVGMVIAYFSTMTLLPALLKLMAPPGEASRPGFARLAPIDDYLQDHRKPILLGTLVIVLGATPLLLHLRFDFNPLHLKDPTTESMATLLSLKNSPEAGVNDVTVLAPSVAAADLTARRIGKLPEVGRITTLTTFIPPDQPQKLALIAQAAHTLLPALTQPAAPAATDAQRVAALKRASNQLAYAAQDYPGAGAKEAQRLSASLAKLAAADVAKRDRAEAAFSTPLRLALHQLTTLLQPFEITRATLPPALVRDWVTPDGRALVQVSPRVPPGVEPDDDTMLRGFAHAVKQAEPDAIGGPISILHSADTIITAFLQAAAWAVLSITLLLWVTLGRFGDVLRTMIPLLFSALVTLELCVVFDMPLNFANIIALPLMLGVGVAFKVYFVMAWREGQTNLLSSSLTHAVLFSAATTATAFGSLWLSHHPGTASMGRLLALSLSCTLVGAVVFQPVLMGKPRAARVQKKE
- a CDS encoding MlaA family lipoprotein, translating into MDNRRTLSATFTATLTAATLLAGCASPDKRTPGDPLEPMNRVVFKVNDTIDRTIAVPIAKGYQKVTPHPLRTAISNFFSNLGDLNNIANELLQLKITDATEDVIRFAMNTTFGIGGLIDFATPARLPKHHQDFGLTLGHWGIPSGPYLVLPIFGPSSFRDGVGLAVDTRFSPLIYAPADSRKPLYGVQFVSARSDMLGATNILEQAALDKYSFVRDAYTQQRRAALSAGTSTPPVLPNYGDEDDSATPAAPGGASGATETAPAAPASGAAAPSAASTSATPSAPPATATPVPKNTGDK
- a CDS encoding sulfite exporter TauE/SafE family protein; amino-acid sequence: MLHAAFHGMLASTLHALHPYALAGIIAALVIGGIVKGIVSIGVPIVAMPILSQMMPVKQAVLLLSMPVILGNIPQALEGGETFATARGIAAPLVGTVLGNIIGVSILISLEPHHAQAIAGALLIFAALLLLASPRFSIAPRWVKPAGFGLGFGAALMESIASIPGPLLAIYLIATGARGKAFTKQMAIILVVSILTLLVAFKSGAHASIGDVLISAAASVPVIAGIVIARPLRDKLPPHAFRILVLLFVLAAAAQMIRKAMGA
- a CDS encoding amino acid ABC transporter substrate-binding protein; translation: MHARRIRKPLASLKAAAAAIACAVASFGAHAAPAAPAQITIGTLYASTGPFAVASLGQYEGLKFWADDVNKQGGVFIKSFGKKIPVKIVAYDDQSSTSTATTLYNQLISQDKVDVLVADFGSVLTSVAVPLAAEHHMLLIDPTGSGANFFTQKTDYLADVSIPASTVWPIPLAKFLQQQNIKRVAIIYGANDFDASQAETMKAELVKGGVTPVYYHSVPTTESNYSVLLHTVKASNPQAVLEFGYAPNDIAFLRALSQSGLHFDMTFTVFPGQLLDLMKKNVGVDALAYTYTYPTPPLVKYDKVNYGMNTAQFVQAFQAVQHKEPSFLDSAGYNTGVIVQQMLGTAPQFTQADFHQALMDMSGKTTTLLGPFEINANGAQLGQPFPVAQMVPDGNKDLKFVVVYPQEHATGKPVFPAPQH
- a CDS encoding ABC transporter ATP-binding protein, which produces MTASLVIEGVEAGYGAMQVLWGVDMQVDPGQTVLLLGANSAGKTTLLRTLIGLLPCRGGRVTLDGERIDTLRPDQRIRRGMAFMSELGVFPTLSIDENITLGGYFMPEAKIRQRKEVLFELFPDLASRRRAAAASLSGGQRKMLGIAKVLISEPRLLLMDEPSSGLAPIFVKHVIDALRTAIGDGTSLLIAEQNIAFLDLADRGYLLDHGKVRVSGTREELEASDAVRETYFGL
- a CDS encoding branched-chain amino acid ABC transporter permease — protein: MLNPTLRETGSAATRGLRAGAILLAVLAAIFLVAPHVYANQSLLFTIMTFIVLTQGLNLLYGFTGYLPFGYVGFFGSGAYATSLLVLHTHLPVLACVAGGALAAALIGLVLGPLLRLSGAYFSIANLAASQIIYFVVSNPNLSAITGGPYGLKIEQVYDPQASYYCMLAVLLIACALAAYFRTSGFGMALRAVKQDPVSAAMAGVNVVRARLIAWLVSALIAGAAGGVYAWGISVFYPDAVFTLQFSVFAIVFALFGGVGTVIGPIVGAGLLYILYAAIGISTPQYFQFIYGGLIVLLVLFLPGGLLSLLQRRGIHVF
- a CDS encoding branched-chain amino acid ABC transporter permease, with the translated sequence MELLAYAVIGGILYGIFFTLVGLGLNLVFGVMRIINLAHGQFIVLGGYAAWLVSQRFGLNPLWGIPLSVICAIGIGWPLYRAVVPRLQRSDDPEMLSFILFFGVGQIFEALTVLMFGADQRSLPEDALGGGNLGVFGQQFPDSWWWAAGVSIVVLAGLWLYFSRTRLGYATRAVMANREEAIATGIDVRRVSTIAFVAGLALAGIAGVFVPYLLGSVSPDLGDNLTTTAFAIVIIGSLGNPIGTIAGGLVFGLGTMLMQTYYSSWSNVVPYALLLIIVLIRPSGLLGKAVRLA